One stretch of Ananas comosus cultivar F153 linkage group 6, ASM154086v1, whole genome shotgun sequence DNA includes these proteins:
- the LOC109712204 gene encoding ATP synthase subunit b', chloroplastic, with translation MATSFSFSASAPALRSPRNLSKPSPLPKFSIVAASNPNPNRNPNPSSNEPSLHSRLLRALAPAAAMAAAAVPVPALAEQMEKAALFDFNLTLPAIAVEFLLLMVALDKLYFTPLGKFMDERDAKIRAQLGDVKDTSAEVKQLEERAAAVMKAARAEVSAALNKMKKETTAELEQKLAEGRRRVEAELAEALQSLERQKEDTIRALDSQIAALSDEIVKKVLPLP, from the coding sequence ATGGCGacctctttctccttctccgcTTCCGCCCCCGCCCTCCGCTCCCCCCGCAACCTCTCCAAGCCCTCCCCCCTCCCCAAATTCTCCATCGTCGCCGcatcaaaccctaaccctaaccgtaACCCTAACCCCAGCAGCAACGAACCCTCCCTCCACAGCCGCCTCCTCCGGGCGCTGGccccggcggcggcgatggcggcggcggcggttccGGTGCCGGCGCTGGCGGAGCAGATGGAGAAGGCGGCGCTGTTCGACTTCAACCTGACGCTCCCGGCGATCGCGGTGGAGTTCCTGCTGCTGATGGTGGCGCTGGACAAGCTCTACTTCACCCCGCTGGGCAAGTTCATGGACGAGCGCGACGCCAAGATCCGCGCGCAGCTGGGCGACGTGAAGGACACGTCGGCGGAGGTGAAGCAGCTCGAGGAGCGCGCGGCGGCGGTGATGAAGGCGGCGCGCGCGGAGGTGTCGGCGGCGCTGAACAAGATGAAGAAGGAGACCACGGCGGAGCTGGAGCAGAAGCTCGCCGAGGGCCGCCGCCGCGTCGAGGCCGAGCTCGCCGAGGCCCTGCAGAGCCTCGAGCGCCAGAAGGAGGACACCATCCGCGCCCTCGACTCCCAGATCGCCGCCCTCAGCGACGAGATCGTCAAGAAGGTCCTCCCCCTCCCCtga
- the LOC109711209 gene encoding probable lipid-A-disaccharide synthase, mitochondrial isoform X1, producing MLLKSVASAINGRELRRTLSSSSSPFTAGVRCSSHGRRRVIDVAAKDGELRVFLVAGEVSGDALASRLMASLKNVSPVPVRFAGVGGSLMHKEGLQSIFPMEEIAVMGLWELLPHLNNIRIKLKDTTESAILFQPHVVVTVDSKGFSFRFLKLLQGRYIQNTNSPVHVHYVAPSFWAWKGGETRLTHLRHFVDHILCILPFEEEICRLNGLPATYVGHPLLEDVVFSSKELESSFDKCKFQGNVEAFRQENGLSSGHGLPTKSFHQLKQNLYFTESTIITLLPGSRLQEVTRMLPIFLKTVEFLKNSIPELSTIIPVAPNCRVETYINNAIRTWPLRAILIPGESIEKKYEAFRASRAALCTSGSAVMELMLAGLPSVVAYRAHFITECIVKLRTKLNFISLPNILLESAVIPEVLFRACTSDNLVRKLREVLFNDEVRRLQISSAEEVLQILHNPIAQRSNSILDQLGFSSYKCCPSMIAASTVLYAEKLQKSHGLDSNFAP from the exons ATGCTGCTCAAATCCGTCGCATCCGCCATTAATGGCCGCGAGCTCCGAAGAacactctcctcctcctcctctcccttcacGGCGGGGGTGCGGTGCTCTTCTCATGGCCGCCGCAGAGTCATCGACGTGGCCGCCAAGGACGGCGAGCTCCGCGTCTtcctcgtcgccggcgaggtCTCCGGCGACGCCCTCGCCTCCCGCCTCATGGCCTCCCTCAAGAACGTCTCCCCCGTCCCCGTCCGCTTCGCCGGAGTCGGAGG GTCATTGATGCACAAGGAAGGCTTGCAATCTATCTTTCCCATGGAAGAAATTGCAGTGATGGGTTTGTGGGAATTGTTGCCACACCTAAATAACATTAGG ATTAAGCTAAAGGATACTACAGAATCAGCTATATTATTCCAACCTCATGTTGTTGTGACAGTTGACTCAAAAGGATTCTCTTTCCGCTTTTTGAAACTGCTCCAAG GTAGATACATACAAAATACTAACAGTCCTGTACATGTTCACTATGTTGCGCCATCATTCTGGGCATGGAAGGGTGGTGAAACTAGGCTTACGCATCTACGCCACTTCGTGGACCATATCTTGTGTATACTTCCATTTGAAGAAGAAATATGCCGATTAAATGGATTACCAGCTACATACGTGGGCCATCCCTTGTTGGAAGATGTCGTATTCTCAAGTAAG GAGTTGGAATCATCATTTGATAAATGCAAGTTTCAAGGAAATGTTGAAGCTTTTCGACAGGAAAATGGATTATCCTCAG GACATGGCTTACCAACTAAGTCTTTCCATCAATtgaaacaaaatttatattttacagaGTCCACAATCATTACCTTACTACCTGGAAGCAGGTTACAGGAGGTTACTCGCATGCTTCCCATCTTCTTGAAGACAGTGGAATTCCTAAAAAATTCAATCCCTGAGCTCTCAACTATCATTCCTGTCGCACCCAACTGCCGTGTGGAGACTTATATTAACAACGCTATTCGGACGTGGCCTCTTCGCGCTATATTGATACCTGGGGAATCAATAGAGAAAAAGTATGAGGCTTTCAGG gCTAGTAGAGCTGCATTATGCACTTCTGGTTCAGCTGTTATGGAGCTTATGCTGGCAGGACTTCCTAGTGTGGTTGCGTATCGAGCTCATTTCATCACGGAGTGTATTGTCAAATTAAGGACGAAGCTAAATTTTATTTCGCTTCCCAACATACTTTTGGAGTCAGCTGTTATACCAGAAGTGCTTTTTCGTGCTTGCACATCTGATAATCTAGTCAGAAAACTTAG GGAAGTACTCTTCAATGACGAAGTTCGTCGACTGCAGATTTCATCTGCTGAAGAGGTCCTTCAAATTCTGCACAATCCGATCGCGCAGCGCAGCAATTCAATACTCGACCAGTTAGGTTTTTCCTCGTATAAATGCTGCCCTAGCATGATTGCCGCATCAACGGTGCTTTACGCAGAAAAGCTGCAAAAAAGCCATGGGTTAGACTCAAATTTTGCTCCTTAG
- the LOC109711209 gene encoding probable lipid-A-disaccharide synthase, mitochondrial isoform X2, which translates to MLLKSVASAINGRELRRTLSSSSSPFTAGVRCSSHGRRRVIDVAAKDGELRVFLVAGEVSGDALASRLMASLKNVSPVPVRFAGVGGSLMHKEGLQSIFPMEEIAVMGLWELLPHLNNIRIKLKDTTESAILFQPHVVVTVDSKGFSFRFLKLLQGRYIQNTNSPVHVHYVAPSFWAWKGGETRLTHLRHFVDHILCILPFEEEICRLNGLPATYVGHPLLEDVVFSSKELESSFDKCKFQGNVEAFRQENGLSSESTIITLLPGSRLQEVTRMLPIFLKTVEFLKNSIPELSTIIPVAPNCRVETYINNAIRTWPLRAILIPGESIEKKYEAFRASRAALCTSGSAVMELMLAGLPSVVAYRAHFITECIVKLRTKLNFISLPNILLESAVIPEVLFRACTSDNLVRKLREVLFNDEVRRLQISSAEEVLQILHNPIAQRSNSILDQLGFSSYKCCPSMIAASTVLYAEKLQKSHGLDSNFAP; encoded by the exons ATGCTGCTCAAATCCGTCGCATCCGCCATTAATGGCCGCGAGCTCCGAAGAacactctcctcctcctcctctcccttcacGGCGGGGGTGCGGTGCTCTTCTCATGGCCGCCGCAGAGTCATCGACGTGGCCGCCAAGGACGGCGAGCTCCGCGTCTtcctcgtcgccggcgaggtCTCCGGCGACGCCCTCGCCTCCCGCCTCATGGCCTCCCTCAAGAACGTCTCCCCCGTCCCCGTCCGCTTCGCCGGAGTCGGAGG GTCATTGATGCACAAGGAAGGCTTGCAATCTATCTTTCCCATGGAAGAAATTGCAGTGATGGGTTTGTGGGAATTGTTGCCACACCTAAATAACATTAGG ATTAAGCTAAAGGATACTACAGAATCAGCTATATTATTCCAACCTCATGTTGTTGTGACAGTTGACTCAAAAGGATTCTCTTTCCGCTTTTTGAAACTGCTCCAAG GTAGATACATACAAAATACTAACAGTCCTGTACATGTTCACTATGTTGCGCCATCATTCTGGGCATGGAAGGGTGGTGAAACTAGGCTTACGCATCTACGCCACTTCGTGGACCATATCTTGTGTATACTTCCATTTGAAGAAGAAATATGCCGATTAAATGGATTACCAGCTACATACGTGGGCCATCCCTTGTTGGAAGATGTCGTATTCTCAAGTAAG GAGTTGGAATCATCATTTGATAAATGCAAGTTTCAAGGAAATGTTGAAGCTTTTCGACAGGAAAATGGATTATCCTCAG aGTCCACAATCATTACCTTACTACCTGGAAGCAGGTTACAGGAGGTTACTCGCATGCTTCCCATCTTCTTGAAGACAGTGGAATTCCTAAAAAATTCAATCCCTGAGCTCTCAACTATCATTCCTGTCGCACCCAACTGCCGTGTGGAGACTTATATTAACAACGCTATTCGGACGTGGCCTCTTCGCGCTATATTGATACCTGGGGAATCAATAGAGAAAAAGTATGAGGCTTTCAGG gCTAGTAGAGCTGCATTATGCACTTCTGGTTCAGCTGTTATGGAGCTTATGCTGGCAGGACTTCCTAGTGTGGTTGCGTATCGAGCTCATTTCATCACGGAGTGTATTGTCAAATTAAGGACGAAGCTAAATTTTATTTCGCTTCCCAACATACTTTTGGAGTCAGCTGTTATACCAGAAGTGCTTTTTCGTGCTTGCACATCTGATAATCTAGTCAGAAAACTTAG GGAAGTACTCTTCAATGACGAAGTTCGTCGACTGCAGATTTCATCTGCTGAAGAGGTCCTTCAAATTCTGCACAATCCGATCGCGCAGCGCAGCAATTCAATACTCGACCAGTTAGGTTTTTCCTCGTATAAATGCTGCCCTAGCATGATTGCCGCATCAACGGTGCTTTACGCAGAAAAGCTGCAAAAAAGCCATGGGTTAGACTCAAATTTTGCTCCTTAG
- the LOC109712178 gene encoding EH domain-containing protein 1, translating into MDIGSSPVSTCSREDQKIYQEWFSFADSDGDGRITGPDAIKFFGMSKLSRPELKQVWAIADSKRQGFLGFNEFITAMQLVTLAQAGNEITQDTLHHADLSKLSPPIMEGLDVLLAKSKPSPKKSDPDLDGSSQPQIPSTVQWFSSKSTKKIPLSSVTSIIDGLKRLYIEKLKPLEVTYRFNDFVSPLLTNSDFDAKPMVMLLGQYSTGKTTFIKHLLRCGYPGAHIGPEPTTDRFVVVMSGPDERSIPGNTIAVQADMPFSGLTTFGTAFLSKFECSQMPHALLEHITFVDTPGVLSGEKQRTQRSYDFTGVTSWFAAKCDLILLLFDPHKLDISDEFKRVIGSLRGHDDKIRVVLNKADQVDTQQLMRVYGALMWSLGKVLNTPEVVRVYIGSFNDKPVNEAAVGPIGKELFEREQDDLLSDLKDIPKKACDRRINEFVKRARAAKIHAYIVSHLRKEMPAMMGKAKAQQRLIDNLEDEFAKVQREYHLPAGDFPNVDHFREVLGGYNIDKFEKLKPKMIQTVDDMLGYDIPELLRSFRNPYE; encoded by the exons ATGGACATCGGATCGTCTCCGGTGAGTACGTGCTCGAGAGAGGACCAAAAGATCTACCAGGAATGGTTCTCCTTCGCCGATTCAG ATGGGGATGGGCGAATCACAGGGCCCGATGCGATCAAGTTCTTCGGGATGTCGAAGTTGTCGCGGCCGGAGCTCAAACAG GTGTGGGCAATTGCAGACTCCAAACGACAGGGTTTTCTTGGCTTCAACGAATTCATTACTGCAATGCAG CTTGTTACGCTTGCACAGGCAGGGAATGAGATTACCCAAGACACCCTTCATCATGCAG ATTTGAGTAAATTGAGTCCACCCATAATGGAAGGATTAGATGTTCTACTAGCA AAATCTAAGCCCTCACCGAAGAAAAGTGATCCTGATCTGGATG GTAGTTCTCAGCCCCAAATACCTTCAACAGTACAGTGGTttagctcaaaatcaacaaagaag ATCCCTCTGAGCTCGGTTACTTCAATCATTGACGGATTAAAGAGACtatatattgaaaagttgaagCCTTTGGAAGTTACATACCGATTCAACGATTTTGTTTCTCCTTTGTTG ACAAATAGTGATTTTGATGCCAAGCCCATGGTTATGCTGTTGGGTCAATATTCTACAGGAAAAACAACATTTATTAAGCATCTGCTAAGATGTGGCTATCCAG GTGCTCATATTGGACCAGAGCCTACAACTGACAGATTTGTAGTTGTCATG TCTGGACCTGATGAAAGGAGTATTCCTGGGAATACTATTGCTGTTCAAGCAGACATGCCTTTCAGTGGTCTTACGACATTTGGAACTGCATTTCTATCAAAGTTTGAGTGTTCCCAGATGCCACATGCG CTACTGGAACACATCACATTTGTTGATACTCCTGGCGTACTCTCCGGAGAAAAGCAACGCACACAACGTAGCTATGATTTTACTGGTGTTACATCATGGTTTGCTGCTAAGTGCGACcttattcttcttctctttgatCCACATAAGCTTGATATCAGTGATGAGTTCAAACGTGTCATCGGATCTCTGCGTGGTCATGATGACAAGATACGTGTGGTTTTAAATAAGGCAGATCAGGTTGATACTCAGCAG CTTATGAGAGTATATGGTGCATTAATGTGGTCGCTGGGTAAAGTTCTAAATACCCCAGAAGTTGTGCGTGTTTACATTGG ATCGTTCAATGACAAACCAGTAAACGAAGCAGCTGTCGGTCCAATTGGGAAGGAGCTGTTTGAGAGAGAACAAGATGATCTCCTTTCGGATTTGAAAGACATTCCCAAGAAGGCTTGTGACCGCCGG ATAAATGAATTTGTCAAACGTGCAAGAGCAGCCAAGATTCATGCTTACATAGTCAGCCACCTAAGGAAGGAGATGCCAGCCATGATGGGCAAGGCTAAGGCTCAACAGCGACTCATAGATAACCTAGAAGATGAATTCGCGAAG GTTCAGAGGGAATATCATCTGCCTGCCGGGGATTTCCCCAATGTCGATCACTTCAGAGAGGTGTTGGGCGGCTACAATATCGACAAGTTTGAGAAGCTCAAGCCGAAGATGATACAAACTGTGGACGATATGCTGGGATACGACATACCGGAACTTCTACGGAGCTTCAGAAACCCCTACGAGTGA
- the LOC109711251 gene encoding thaumatin-like protein, translated as MSVGLTAATMPPVVKKVVMLLTMVTAGVVLSGGVGEGATLAMYNKCRETVWPGIQPGAGKAVVARGGMRLQPGTATSVRCARPGRTGLGPQGCARPRTGRAACATGDCGGSLFCDGAAAPPRTLARIPSPRPRQSQDFYDVSLVDGYNIPMSMTPFRGTGGRCASAGCVSDLNEVCPAGLAVRGGADNRVVACKSACSAFGAPQYCCTGSYGSPQQCKPTAYSRLFKTACPKAYSYAYDDPTSIQTCGAGASYIVTFCPHYR; from the exons ATGTCGGTGGGGCTGACAGCAGCGACAATGCCGCCGGTGGTGAAGAAAGTGGTGATGTTGTTGACGATGGTGACGGCGGGGGTGGTGCTGAGCGGGGGCGTGGGTGAGGGGGCGACGCTGGCGATGTACAACAAGTGCAGGGAGACGGTGTGGCCGGGGATACAGCCGGGGGCGGGGAAGGCGGTCGTGGCCAGAGGCGGGATGCGCCTGCAGCCGGGCACGGCCACCTCGGTGCGCTGCGCGCGGCCTGGTCGGACGGGTCTGGGGCCGCAGGGCTGCGCTCGACCCCGCACCGGCCGGGCGGCCTGCGCCACCGGCGACTGCGGCGGCTCCCTCTTCTGCGACGGCGCGGCGGCTCCCCCCCGCACCCTCGCGAGGATCCCCTCGCCCAGACCCCGCCAGTCCCAG GACTTTTACGACGTGAGCCTCGTCGACGGCTACAACATCCCGATGTCGATGACGCCGTTCCGGGGGACGGGGGGCCGGTGCGCGTCGGCGGGGTGCGTCAGCGACCTCAACGAGGTGTGCCCCGCGGGGCTCGCGGTGCGCGGCGGCGCCGACAACCGGGTGGTGGCGTGCAAGAGCGCGTGCTCGGCGTTCGGGGCGCCGCAGTACTGCTGCACGGGCAGCTACGGCAGCCCGCAGCAGTGCAAGCCGACCGCGTACTCGCGGCTGTTCAAGACCGCCTGCCCGAAGGCCTACTCCTACGCCTACGACGACCCCACCAGCATCCAAACCTGCGGCGCCGGCGCCAGCTACATCGTCACATTCTGCCCCCATTACCGCTGA